One region of Parambassis ranga chromosome 21, fParRan2.1, whole genome shotgun sequence genomic DNA includes:
- the rnaseh2b gene encoding ribonuclease H2 subunit B isoform X2, translated as MAAKKKRAPNVQNDSWVVIAADSAIHTQKHDRDADFVKLRNPSTDAACLYMLGCGDAQLYEVKAFEEDFHSWFVGQTVQRDGRLVFVTPMDPLFLILPYFIKSGKEAKFQPVDQVVTDEEFPACSRLLSCTRSLASLQHIAEEKEAGSTKFHRYSEEKTMNWLKKKVERTVVALKRRNISVGEGVKSTTYVRVKSEPDSHEEDYLRYAHGLISEYISADLSRALLKHLELPELLSPKETEPPSKPPKKMTAAQKTLAKVDKTGMKPMSSFFSPKVKAEKN; from the exons ATGGCTGCTAAGAAGAAGCGGGCGCCAAACGTACAAAATGACAGCTGGGTTGTTATTGCTGCAG ACTCtgccatccacacacagaagcacGACAGGGACGCAGATTTTGTCAAACTGAGGAATCCTTCAACAG ATGCTGCGTGTCTGTACATGCTGGGCTGTGGGGACGCACAGCTGTATGAGGTCAAAGCGTTTGAAGAAGATTTCCACTCCTGGTTCGTGGGTCAGactgttcagagag ATGGCAGACTTGTGTTCGTCACACCGATGGATCCTCTCTTTCTGATCCTGCCTTATTTCATTAAATCAGGCAAAGAG GCGAAGTTCCAGCCGGTGGATCAAGTTGTTACGGATGAAGAATTCCCGGCTTGCTCGCGGCTGCTCAGCTGCACCCGCTCCCTGGCCTCCCTGCAGCACATCGCTGAAGAGAAAG AGGCGGGAAGCACGAAGTTTCATCGATACAGTGAGGAGAAGACCATGAACTGGCTGAAGAAGAAG GTGGAGAGGACGGTTGTTGCCCTGAAGAGAAGAAACATCTCTGTGGGAGAAGGAGTGAAATCTACCACATACGTCAGAGTCAAGTCCGAGCCAGACAGCCATGAGG AGGACTACCTGCGGTACGCACACGGCCTGATCTCAGAGTACATCAGTGCAGACCTGAGCCGAGCGCTGCTCAAACACTTGGA GTTACCAGAGCTCCTGAGCCCGAAGGAGACCGAACCTCCTTCCAAA CCGCCCAAGAAGATGACGGCTGCTCAGAAAACTCTGGCTAAGGTCGACAAGACGGGCATGAAGCCAATGTCGTCCTTCTTCAGCCCCAAGGTCAAAGCAGAGaagaattga
- the rnaseh2b gene encoding ribonuclease H2 subunit B isoform X1: MAAKKKRAPNVQNDSWVVIAADSAIHTQKHDRDADFVKLRNPSTDAACLYMLGCGDAQLYEVKAFEEDFHSWFVGQTVQRDGRLVFVTPMDPLFLILPYFIKSGKEAKFQPVDQVVTDEEFPACSRLLSCTRSLASLQHIAEEKEAGSTKFHRYSEEKTMNWLKKKVERTVVALKRRNISVGEGVKSTTYVRVKSEPDSHEEDYLRYAHGLISEYISADLSRALLKHLELPELLSPKETEPPSKKRKLSDNPVEAGEDYTKFNSADFVRKPPKKMTAAQKTLAKVDKTGMKPMSSFFSPKVKAEKN; encoded by the exons ATGGCTGCTAAGAAGAAGCGGGCGCCAAACGTACAAAATGACAGCTGGGTTGTTATTGCTGCAG ACTCtgccatccacacacagaagcacGACAGGGACGCAGATTTTGTCAAACTGAGGAATCCTTCAACAG ATGCTGCGTGTCTGTACATGCTGGGCTGTGGGGACGCACAGCTGTATGAGGTCAAAGCGTTTGAAGAAGATTTCCACTCCTGGTTCGTGGGTCAGactgttcagagag ATGGCAGACTTGTGTTCGTCACACCGATGGATCCTCTCTTTCTGATCCTGCCTTATTTCATTAAATCAGGCAAAGAG GCGAAGTTCCAGCCGGTGGATCAAGTTGTTACGGATGAAGAATTCCCGGCTTGCTCGCGGCTGCTCAGCTGCACCCGCTCCCTGGCCTCCCTGCAGCACATCGCTGAAGAGAAAG AGGCGGGAAGCACGAAGTTTCATCGATACAGTGAGGAGAAGACCATGAACTGGCTGAAGAAGAAG GTGGAGAGGACGGTTGTTGCCCTGAAGAGAAGAAACATCTCTGTGGGAGAAGGAGTGAAATCTACCACATACGTCAGAGTCAAGTCCGAGCCAGACAGCCATGAGG AGGACTACCTGCGGTACGCACACGGCCTGATCTCAGAGTACATCAGTGCAGACCTGAGCCGAGCGCTGCTCAAACACTTGGA GTTACCAGAGCTCCTGAGCCCGAAGGAGACCGAACCTCCTTCCAAA AAGCGGAAACTTTCAGACAACCCGGTGGAGGCTGGAGAAGACTACACCAAATTCAACAGTGCAGACTTTGTGCGgaaa CCGCCCAAGAAGATGACGGCTGCTCAGAAAACTCTGGCTAAGGTCGACAAGACGGGCATGAAGCCAATGTCGTCCTTCTTCAGCCCCAAGGTCAAAGCAGAGaagaattga